Proteins encoded within one genomic window of Paramisgurnus dabryanus chromosome 13, PD_genome_1.1, whole genome shotgun sequence:
- the fam8a1b gene encoding protein FAM8A1 has protein sequence MAELDENTRDKDKSLVETSRTANGEIMKTQIHKSRSQGKQDTTTAVSTTEYCEKLQEWMWQYYYSYMNWQSWIAMSSFSFPPCFPTQGSNETPGTTTWAADMPNGDLRNWLSNPFGFPVPSFPAAAAGNGAGQAGHASSYRATAPAPLPQQRQPNGNAQQPGREYSIPSPLQRFLAEMVDFFILFFIKATIILSIVHLSGMKDISKFAMHFIVEEIDEDTSMEELQKMMLVALVYRILVCFYEIICIWGAGGATPGKFIVGLRVVTCDSSVLVQPNRVLVVPATNVTLSASTVRALNKNFSIAFFFPAFITLLFFQHNRTVYDIVAGTIVVKRNRLR, from the exons ATGGCGGAGTTAGACGAAAACACTCGCGATAAGGATAAATCGCTGGTAGAAACGAGCAGGACAGCAAACGGCGAAATAATGAAAACGCAGATTCACAAGTCCCGTTCTCAGGGTAAACAAGACACGACTACCGCTGTCAGCACGACTGAATACTGTGAGAAATTACAGGAATGGATGTGGCAGTATTACTACAGCTATATGAACTGGCAAAGCTGGATAGCCATGTCTTCGTTTTCCTTCCCACCGTGTTTTCCGACACAAGGATCAAATGAAACCCCTGGAACAACGACATGGGCTGCAGATATGCCCAATGGAGACCTTCGCAACTGGTTAAGCAATCCGTTTGGCTTTCCTGTACCATCCTTTCCTGCTGCAGCTGCGGGTAACGGAGCAGGTCAGGCTGGGCACGCGAGCAGCTATCGAGCAACAGCTCCTGCGCCGTTGCCACAACAACGACAACCAAACGGGAATGCTCAACAGCCAg GTAGAGAATATTCTATACCATCACCTCTTCAAAGGTTCTTGGCGGAAATGGTGGATTTCTTTATTCTCTTCTTTATTAAAGCAACTATAATCCTCAGTATTGTCCACTTGAGTGGAATGAA AGATATCTCAAAGTTTGCCATGCACTTCATTGTAGAGGAAATAGATGAGGACACATCAATGGAGGAACTACAGAAGATGATGCTCGTGGCTTTGGTGTACAGGATATTAGTTTGCTTTTATGAG ATCATATGTATATGGGGAGCTGGTGGGGCCACACCAGGGAAGTTCATAGTTGGCTTACGAGTGGTGACATGCGACAGCTCTGTCCTGGTACAACCAAACCGAGTTCTTGTGGTACCGGCAACAAACGTCACACTTTCTGC GTCAACCGTCAGAGCTTTAAACAAGAACTTCTCCATCGCATTCTTCTTTCCAGCATTCATCACGCTTCTTTTCTTTCAACACAACAGGACTGTATATGACATAGTGGCCGGCACTATTGTGGTCAAAAGAAACCGGCTTAGATGA
- the LOC135743168 gene encoding protein lifeguard 1 → MSTVQPPPSYNPYYAPQHPNEMQGKVGEAPVGMMPPADVQIDIGFPDSSPPEYNIGFENVNCFSDASIRRGFIRKVYLTLTVQLLLTVGIICAFLYWVTLKDWVRTASWFPYTMMCATFVLIIVLACCGDIRRKVPLNFIFLGLFTIAEGLLLGSVTVFYSAEAVLWAAGATALVSLAMSLFAIQSKWDFTLASGSMWAICWTLLSFGLLCAILRSQYLYIVYASLGTLVFSLYLVMDTQLILGGKHKYSINPEEYIFAALNLYLDIVTIFLLLLQLIGYCR, encoded by the exons ATGAGCACTGTGCAGCCTCCCCCTTCATACAACCCCTATTATGCCCCGCAACATCCAAATGAAATGCAGGGCAAAGTTGGGGAGGCACCTGTTGGAATGATGCCCCCAGCTGATGTACAAATCGATATAGGATTTCCAGACAGCAGTCCCCCAGAGTATAACATAGGCTTTGAAAATGTGAACTGCTTTTCAGATGCCTCCATAAGACGAG GTTTCATAAGAAAAGTGTACCTGACGCTTACGGTTCAGTTATTACTAACAGTTGGGATAATTTGTGCTTTTCTCTATTG GGTGACACTCAAAGACTGGGTGAGAACCGCATCATGGTTTCCCTACACTATGAt GTGTGCAACATTTGTTCTAATCATTGTGCTTGCTTGTTGTGGAGACATACGCCGAAAGGTTCCCTTAAACTTCATCTTCCTAGGGCTGTTT ACGATTGCTGAAGGTTTGCTTCTTGGATCAGTAACAGT GTTCTATTCAGCAGAGGCGGTGCTTTGGGCAGCTGGTGCAACTGCTTTAGTGTCCCTTGCAATGAGTTTGTTTGCAATCCAGTCTAAA TGGGACTTTACACTTGCTTCTGGAAGTATGTGGGCAATATGCTGGACACTGTTATCTTTTGGATTACTTTGTGCCATTTTGAGATCTCAA TATCTGTACATCGTTTATGCATCGCTGGGAACATTGGTCTTCTCTTTG TACTTGGTGATGGACACTCAGTTAATCCTTGGTGGAAAGCACAAATACAGCATCAACCCAGAAGAATACATCTTTGCTGCGCTCAACTTATACCTTGACATTGTAACAATTTTCTTATTGTTACTTCAACTTATTGGATATTGTCGTTGA
- the atxn1b gene encoding ataxin-1, with protein sequence MKSNQERSNECLPPKKREILALEEKQVLVSAAVSESQSGENLAWLASVATMASMAHIPNNAGRNSAELDSPPPSNKALTVVTEYPPQTTTSAGFSFSSNSSTYRGVFSGPTVLTANPTVLSTSLPQTIGSVQYTHLSPNLQLIGPYTSYISSQIVPSTTSPTQPRRTPQEVLATTAVISQASSIDSQSQHVISAVPNVSHSQCIQVESAPLGLTVSSPTAQLPLQIHPHSAVQLAPHGLALTPSQVVLHYTDGFIAKHPDSRDVPNGALGEVTVVKNSTSVVRGMSSQAEGDQSHKQNHNLGLQTQAQVLLPADYSSHDRTGLQTSLMLVSSGHLANSNTELQSILGKDHSSLHLNERGGICLGKPMSRVCTLVSSDNQVPPSSTISPHTLLQAPHNTPQQELPTNLYSATQLPIIGYITGAASGPQQAGYQSNLPQHVVISGSPSLLIPVSATNINPSTAEPEVTRCSFTPRITNASTVLHQSFINAGPPAPAASVLPNGKDITGSDAGHAPCVIQSPTQIQLPVLTTSVVESPAPVTPPASTSPHSSPTSPSAGLPPFFMKGSIIQLADGELKRVEDLRTEDFVQSAEVSGELKIDSSTVERIEFSRTPNAVIIQFSVGENKAQVCVEVLVEYPFFVFGQGWSSCCPDRTTQLLALSCAKLSVGDVCISLTLKSLKNSIQKKDYFSDSVVKHNSPHLKAAKSNGPTDDRTNQMENHKRGVKITSREEDSFVDTLAETSNTRNVLTLSNNGGISPMVNHQDQSEKTYTTGAERAVSRKRRWSAPEKGEMIRSKEDTPVLPKFSYLPHQLKVSIEGRSSTGS encoded by the exons ATGAAGTCGAACCAGGAACGCAGTAATGAGTGCCTTCCGCCAAAGAAGCGGGAGATCTTAGCTCTAGAAGAGAAGCAGGTGCTGGTGTCAGCTGCTGTTAGTGAAAGCCAGAGCGGAGAGAATTTGGCTTGGCTAGCTAGCGTTGCTACCATGGCTAGCATGGCCCACATCCCCAACAATGCAGGCAGAAACAGTGCCGAGCTTGATAGTCCTCCACCGTCAAATAAGGCTCTCACTGTGGTTACAGAATATCCCCCACAAACGACTACATCTGCTGGGTTTTCATTCTCTTCCAATAGTTCCACGTACAGAGGAGTCTTCTCTGGGCCTACGGTGCTAACAGCTAACCCTACTGTTCTCTCCACTAGCCTTCCTCAAACCATAGGCTCCGTTCAGTATACACACCTTTCCCCGAACCTCCAGCTTATAGGCCCCTATACAAGTTACATTTCTTCTCAGATTGTGCCATCAACAACCAGTCCAACACAGCCACGGAGGACACCACAAGAGGTCTTGGCCACTACAGCCGTCATCTCCCAAGCTTCCAGCATTGATTCCCAGAGTCAACATGTGATTTCCGCAGTACCAAATGTTTCTCACAGTCAATGCATCCAGGTAGAGAGTGCCCCCTTGGGTTTGACAGTTTCTTCCCCTACTGCTCAGTTGCCCCTTCAAATTCATCCACACTCAGCTGTTCAACTCGCCCCTCATGGCTTGGCTCTCACCCCCTCCCAAGTGGTGCTGCATTACACTGATGGCTTCATTGCAAAACATCCAGACTCCAGAGATGTACCAAATGGTGCACTAGGAGAAGTTACAGTGGTAAAAAATAGTACTTCTGTGGTAAGGGGAATGTCCAGCCAAGCAGAAGGTGACCAGAGCCACAAACAAAATCACAACCTGGGCCTCCAGACACAAGCTCAGGTTCTGCTCCCAGCAGACTACAGCTCTCATGACAGAACAGGCCTGCAAACATCGCTGATGTTGGTATCCAGTGGCCACCTTGCAAATAGTAACACAGAGCTCCAAAGTATCTTGGGTAAAGACCATTCGTCTTTGCATCTTAATGAGAGAGGAGGCATCTGCCTAGGTAAGCCAATGTCCAGAGTGTGCACCCTTGTGTCCTCAGATAACCAGGTGCCTCCATCCTCCACAATCTCCCCACATACACTACTGCAGGCTCCTCACAACACTCCTCAACAGGAGCTCCCCACTAACCTTTACTCTGCCACACAGCTGCCAATAATTGGCTACATCACTGGTGCTGCTAGTGGACCCCAGCAAGCTGGTTACCAGAGCAACCTTCCACAGCACGTGGTGATCTCAGGCAGCCCCTCCCTGCTCATTCCAGTGAGTGCCACCAACATCAATCCATCCACTGCTGAGCCAGAGGTCACCCGCTGTTCTTTCACCCCCAGGATAACCAATGCATCAACAGTTCTGCATCAGTCCTTCATTAATGCAGGCCCACCTGCACCCGCAGCTTCAGTCCTACCCAATGGTAAAGACATCACAGGGTCCGATGCAGGTCATGCCCCTTGTGTCATTCAAAGTCCGACCCAAATACAGCTGCCTGTTCTTACAACAAGTGTAGTGGAATCTCCAGCTCCTGTAACACCTCCAGCCTCCACAAGCCCTCACAGCTCACCAACATCACCATCAGCAGGCCTACCACCGTTTTTCATGAAGGGCTCGATTATCCAATTGGCAGATGGTGAGCTGAAGCGTGTGGAGGATCTGCGGACAGAGGACTTTGTACAGAGTGCCGAGGTGAGCGGAGAACTGAAAATAGACTCCAGCACTGTGGAGCGTATAGAGTTCAGCCGAACTCCTAATGCTGTCATCATACAGTTCTCAGTGGGAGAGAATAAGGCACAG GTATGTGTAGAAGTTTTGGTGGAATATCCATTCTTCGTGTTTGGTCAAGGTTGGTCGTCCTGCTGCCCTGACCGCACCACCCAGTTGCTAGCACTATCCTGTGCCAAACTCTCTGTGGGTGATGTTTGTATCTCCCTCACCCTTAAAAGCTTAAAAAACAGCATTCAAAAGAAAGATTACTTTTCGGACTCTGTGGTGAAACACAACAGTCCTCATCTGAAAGCAGCCAAAAGCAATGGGCCCACTGATGACAGAACAAACCAGATGGAGAATCATAAAAGGGGAGTTAAAATTACTTCGAGGGAGGAGGACAGTTTTGTAGACACACTGGCTGAGACCTCCAATACCAGAAATGTTTTGACCCTCTCTAACAATGGTGGCATAAGCCCTATGGTGAACCACCAGGACCAGTCAGAAAAAACATACACAACTGGTGCTGAAAGAGCAGTTAGCCGCAAAAGGAGATGGTCTGCTCCAGAGAAAGGGGAAATGATAAGGTCAAAGGAGGACACTCCGGTTTTACCCAAGTTTTCCTATCTCCCACACCAGCTGAAGGTCAGCATTGAGGGCCGTTCCAGCACAGGTTCCTGA